From the Daucus carota subsp. sativus chromosome 8, DH1 v3.0, whole genome shotgun sequence genome, one window contains:
- the LOC108198817 gene encoding berberine bridge enzyme-like 8, giving the protein MKSPQVCSILQSIFFVLLFFTISSAADRTSGQDFVQCLIRSSSTSISKAIYTSQNSTYTSVLKFSINNLRFDTPATPKPIVIVKPEDESQIQTVIYCSKKHDIQMRIRGGGHDYEGLSYVAQVPFVLLDMINLRSINVDPVKATAWVGAGATLGELYYYIGQKSDTLGFPAGIWSTVGVSGLVSGGGYGTLRRKYGLAADNVLDARLIDANGRILDRKSMGEDLFWAIRGGGASSFGVILSWKLKLVSVPKIVTVFEVERTLEQNATEVLHRWQTVAPRLPKDVEMRVAANTVWKNLPNEPQKTVQDDGSGSLEDSKTVSVNFIGQFLGRKEGLLSMMNKRFPELGLEAEACTELTYIQSILTFSLFPADASPTGLLNRTAYKIPFKAKSDFVDKPISREGLEGLWKILLQQDPGRTNFLFTSYGGKMAEISESAIPFPHRAGTLYMMYMRVRTDGDTSNAMKWIRGLYKYLTPYVTSSPRAAYVNYNDLDLGVNNLQGPTSYKQASRWGRKYFKNNFNRLVKIKSAVDPGNFFRHEQSIPPFS; this is encoded by the coding sequence ATGAAGAGTCCTCAAGTTTGTTCCATTCTGCAGTCGATCTTCtttgttcttttatttttcaCCATCTCATCAGCAGCTGATCGTACTTCTGGCCAAGACTTTGTTCAATGTCTTATCCGGTCGAGTTCAACCTCCATATCCAAAGCTATTTACACATCACAAAACTCTACCTACACTTCTGTCTTGAAATTCTCCATTAATAACCTCAGGTTTGACACTCCGGCGACTCCTAAACCTATTGTTATTGTCAAACCTGAGGACGAGTCGCAGATCCAAACTGTCATTTATTGTTCCAAGAAACATGACATTCAGATGAGGATTCGAGGGGGAGGGCATGACTACGAAGGTCTCTCGTACGTAGCCCAAGTCCCGTTTGTGTTACTTGATATGATTAATCTTCGTTCTATCAATGTTGACCCTGTAAAAGCAACGGCATGGGTTGGAGCTGGTGCAACGCTTGGAGAgctgtattattatattggtcagAAGAGCGATACCCTTGGATTTCCTGCAGGGATATGGTCAACAGTAGGTGTAAGCGGACTCGTCAGTGGTGGTGGATATGGCACATTGAGACGCAAGTATGGCCTTGCTGCTGATAACGTGCTCGATGCACGCTTGATTGATGCCAACGGCAGAATTCTTGACAGAAAATCAATGGGAGAAGATTTGTTTTGGGCCATCAGAGGAGGCGGAGCTTCTAGTTTTGGAGTCATTCTTTCCTGGAAACTGAAGCTAGTTTCTGTTCCAAAAATTGTCACCGTCTTCGAAGTTGAAAGAACTTTGGAGCAGAATGCAACTGAAGTGCTTCACCGTTGGCAAACTGTAGCCCCGAGGCTTCCCAAAGATGTTGAAATGCGAGTGGCTGCCAACACAGTGTGGAAGAATCTGCCTAATGAACCGCAGAAAACTGTACAGGACGATGGTTCTGGCAGTTTGGAAGATAGTAAAACGGTGAGCGTGAATTTTATAGGACAGTTTCTTGGACGGAAAGAAGGACTACTGTCGATGATGAACAAGAGGTTCCCAGAGTTGGGATTGGAGGCAGAAGCCTGCACTGAACTTACCTATATTCAATCTATACTCACGTTTTCTCTATTCCCAGCCGATGCTTCTCCTACTGGTTTGTTGAACAGGACTGCCTATAAAATTCCTTTTAAAGCCAAATCAGACTTCGTGGACAAGCCCATATCGAGGGAAGGGCTTGAGGGGTTGTGGAAAATCCTTCTTCAGCAAGATCCTGGAAGAACGAATTTCCTATTCACCTCGTATGGTGGAAAGATGGCCGAAATATCAGAATCTGCAATTCCATTCCCTCACAGAGCAGGAACCCTGTACATGATGTACATGAGAGTGCGGACTGATGGAGACACATCCAATGCCATGAAGTGGATCAGAGGCTTGTACAAGTACTTGACTCCTTATGTTACCAGCTCTCCCAGAGCTGCATACGTCAATTACAATGATCTAGACTTGGGAGTGAACAATCTTCAAGGCCCTACCAGCTACAAGCAGGCCAGTAGATGGGGCAGGAAATACTTCAAGAATAACTTCAATCGGCTTGTTAAAATCAAGTCAGCTGTTGATCCTGGTAACTTCTTCAGGCATGAGCAGAGTATTCCTCCTTTCTCTTGA